The genomic segment ACAAAAAGAATACCTCTCTTCATGGGAGCAAGGCACATAAGTTTCACTCAGGTATATTTAGCGGTCTAGAGCCAATAACAAAGGGTCAGCCATTTATGGAAGGCCCTTCTTTATTTTTGGGTAAACTGTAAAGCGAGATTTATCTCGCGTTTTCTCGAGTAGTTTGGCCAATCATTACAATGCTTCCACTTCAATCAACTTCGCCAACCTCGCTTTTGCATCGTTATAAGCCCAATGTTAGGGGCTGACATTTGTCTATCGTTCAGAAAAGTTCTTATCCAGAAATTGTAATAATTTTGTGGCATATTCTGTATCCTTTTCAGGCTCAGTAAAGTTTTTGGTTACAAAATGTATGTTTCCTTCGCGAATAAATGTTTCAACATGGGGAGGCGAATGACTAAGTATTCTTTCAAAGTTGGAAAATGAAACTCCGGCGTCTCCCTTCGTATGCATGAGTAATGCTGGTCTGCTTCCCAATTTTTCAATCTCTTTCTTAGGATTGACGGACCAACTGTTTACCTTGAATTTTAGTATTGTAGCCAATGTAACAAATGGTTTTACAATTTTTGCAAAAAAAACTGGAGCTTGAGTTGCCATGTCTTCATAAAGATAATCTTCCACTGATGAATATGCTGATAAACTTATTAAACCGTCAATTTCAGGTATTTCTCCTATGGAATTGATGGCGGTTGCACCTCCCATTGATAAGCCGAAAACAACGATTGGAACATTGTTGTATGCGGGTTTTGCTTTTATGTGTTGTACAATGGCTCTTGTATCAAGAAACTCCTTATAGCCCAAACAAATCATATCGCCATCGCTTTCTCCATGAGCTCGCATGTCGAAAAGAATAGTGGCATAATCGTGTTCTTTAAAAAAACGGGCATGTCCGAAATATATAGTGGCAGAAGGGTTGCTGAATCCAGACAGGCAAATAATAACTGCTTTGGGTTTTTCTACTGCAACTTCATATGCTGAAATATTCAACCCATCATCTGTCTTGACAAAGAAGTGCTCCGCTTCTATCCCAAATTCTTTTGCTGTCCATACTTTGTTAAAGTCAACATGCTTATTAACCATCGGGTTAATTATAAGAAATGGGATTGTGAGTAAAATTCCAAAAATCAACAAACCAAATCCTAGTATTACTCCAATAATAATTTTTTTCTTTTTTCTCTTTTCCATTGCTTTATCTCAATTGTTTCTATGTCGTTCAAAGCTTGCTGCTAACGATTGTACTAACTCATAGTTCTTATCAATCCATATTACCGTATATAAACAATGAGTTTCATCTTTTCGAAAACTGGGTTATATAATTATTTTATAATCTCTATTCTTAAATTTTAAATTTGGAATATCCAGTGCCAGATAACATGAAGCCATAGGCAATATTTGATGCATTTTTGGGAGATTCTAAGATAATTTCATAATTTTTCCAATTAGTTGTACCTTGTATTGGTGTATACCAAATATTATCAAAACTGACCAAGTTTTTCTTTGGTATCAACTCTAAAAACATTCGTACTCCTTCAATAACATCTTGAGTTCTTATTAGCGCTGATAATTTAATTTTATGACCCAAAAATTTAGATGGGTCACTATTAATCATATATGTACACCAAAGGGAATTATCATTAGTTTTAGATTTAATATAACCATAATAATTAGATTCACCTTGGACAGTTGGATCACCACCAGTATTTTGACATCCTAATATGAAAACGAAAAGAATCAGCATAATGAAAATGTTTCGAATCTCTTTCATTCCTTATCTCCTTCGTCTTAGTTGATTAAATTTATAGGTGATTAGATTTATTTTTTACAGTTGTCTTTGTAATTCAGCATTGAGTGCTGCTGTAATGCGAGAAAGGGACTCCTCCAAATGGGCCCGGGAAGTGACATCTAATGCTGAATTGTTCAGTGACTTTGTGATGCCTTCTTGCAGTAACTTTAAATCTGCTCTTGCGAGCGCTATGGCATCTCCTGGCGGCATCGTCTTACCGGCAGGCTTTTGACTGCTTGCAGGTGAGAAGTACGGGGCGCCTGTTGGTTTCACTACCAGAGCAATAATTTTGTTGAGATGTGCACGCTGTAAGTTACGTCGAAAACTGTTTATGCTCGCTCGTTCCTCGACTTCCGACCAAATTGTATTTCGCAATTCCAGAAACATTTCGGCAAGGGAGAACATCGAATGGCCATTTTCAAAATATAAACCTAAATCCACCATCCGGTTCATTCTGATCGGATGGTACAGGCGATTAAGCGCAGAGTTTTGTAAATTGATAACCACATCATGAATTGGGTAATCTACACGCGGTACATAATAAAGTGAAAAATCGAAATCGTAAAAACGTTCTGGTGTGAGTTTTCTCATCAGGCTGGGTGGAAACTTGAAGGCTTCTCGGCCAAAAATATGCTGCTTCAAAGCCTCCATCGCTTCCCGCTGTTTTTTTGAACTCACCGGTTCGAAAGGTGTTCGCTGACCTTTATCG from the candidate division KSB1 bacterium genome contains:
- a CDS encoding alpha/beta fold hydrolase, with amino-acid sequence MEKRKKKKIIIGVILGFGLLIFGILLTIPFLIINPMVNKHVDFNKVWTAKEFGIEAEHFFVKTDDGLNISAYEVAVEKPKAVIICLSGFSNPSATIYFGHARFFKEHDYATILFDMRAHGESDGDMICLGYKEFLDTRAIVQHIKAKPAYNNVPIVVFGLSMGGATAINSIGEIPEIDGLISLSAYSSVEDYLYEDMATQAPVFFAKIVKPFVTLATILKFKVNSWSVNPKKEIEKLGSRPALLMHTKGDAGVSFSNFERILSHSPPHVETFIREGNIHFVTKNFTEPEKDTEYATKLLQFLDKNFSER